Genomic window (Gemmatimonadota bacterium):
CGCCAACACGCTGGTTGATCGCAGCAGCCGACTGCTTTCGCAGTGTCAGCGCAAACGCCAGATTGTCGCGCACCGTCATGTGCGGGTAGAGCGCGTAGTTCTGGAAGACCATCGCGATGTCGCGGTCGCGCGCGGGCACGTCGTTGACAATCCGGTCGCCAATGCGGATCGTCCCGGCCGTCGCCGATTCGAGGCCTGCCACCATCCGGAGCGTCGTGGTCTTGCCGCAGCCGGAGGGGCCGACCAGGACGAGAAACTCGCCTTCGGCAATCTCGAGCGAGACCTCGTGCACCGCGACGTGAACGGCGCCGCGATCCTGGTATATCTTCTGGATGCCTTCGAGCGTTACCCTGGCCATCGAGATGCCCTTCCTTGTCTGAGACTATCCGCTTTCCCGCCGGTTTCCTCTGGGGTGCCGCCACCTCGGCCTATCAGGTCGAAGGCTCGCCACTCGCCGATGGCGCTGGCCCCAGCAACTGGCACCGCTTCGTGCACGAGCCCGGCCGGATCGACAACGGCGATAGCGGTGACATTGCCTGCGATCACTACCACCGCTGGGCCGACGATGTGGTACTGATGCGCGGGCTCGGACTCAACGCCTACCGCTTCAGCGTCTCCTGGAGCCGGATTCTCCCCAGCGGGCGCGGGTCGATCAACAAACCCGGACTCGACTTCTATGACCGTCTGGTCGATCGCCTGCTTCAGTATGGTATCGCACCGTCAGTCACCCTCTACCACTGGGATCTTCCCGCTGCGCTCGACGACCTCGGCGGCTGGCTCAACCGCGATGTGGCCGGCTGGTTTGCCGACTACGCCGGAGTTGTCGTGCGCGCGCTCGGCGATCGAGTGCCGATGTGGACGACCCTGAACGAGCCGTGGGTCGTCTCCGATGCCGGATACCTGCACGGTGTTCATGCCCCCGGCCACCGCAGCACCGCCGGGACCCCGCTGGTCAGTCACAACCTGCTGCGGGCGCACGGCGCCGGGATGCAGGCGATTCGTGCCGAAGGCGGCAAGTCGGCCGGACTGGTCGTAAACCTTGAACCGAAGTACCCCGCCACGGACCGCGCTGCTGATGTCGCCGCCACTCGGCGCGCCGACGCCTATATGAATCGCCAGTTTCTCGACCCGGTATTCCTCGGAAGTTACCCCGAAGAACTTGCCGAGATTTTTGGCGTCGACTGGCCCCGCTTTCCGGACGAGGACTTCGCACTCATCCAGCAACCGCTCGACTTTCTTGGCGTCAACTACTACACCAGGAACGTGGTCTGCGATGATCCGTCGGCGCTCCCCATTCGCGCCGGCCGCGTCCGCCAGAATGCAGCACTGCACACGACACTCGACTGGGAAGTCTACCCGGCGGCACTCACCGATGTACTGCTCTGGATCACGGAGCGCTATCCATCACTACCATTGTATATCACCGAGAACGGTGCGGCCTTCCTGGATACCGACCCCGCCGACGCCGAACTCGTGCATGATCCGCTGCGCGTCGACTATTTCCGCTCTCATCTGATGGCCGTGCACGATGCGATCTACCAGGGCGCCGATGTTCGCGGCTACTTCGCCTGGTCACTGCTCGACAACTTCGAGTGGAGCGCCGGCTTCGCCAAGACCTTCGGCCTCTTCCGCGTGGACAAGCCGAGCCAGCGCCGAATTCCCAAAGCCAGTTCTCGCTTCTACACGGATGTGATTCGTTCTCACGGCGAAGCGCTCGGTCGGTAGCGGGTCCCAACGTCATCGCCCAGGTCGATCTCGACCGGATGCTCACGACCGTCGCGCACGAGGTCGATGATGACTGCACCATCGGTCACCCGTGTCGGTGATGTAGTGGATTGCACCGTTGTCGACCCGGCAGACCGCCTCACGACGATGCGGTAGCGCGTGCCCTCGCCCGGGAGCCGATACGTCACCGTGAATCCGGGCCAATTGCCCGGGATGCAGGGCCGCAGCACCAGCATCTTGCCGTCGACCGTCGTCACACCCAGCAGTGATTCGAAGGCGACCCGGAACATCCACCCCGCCGAACCCGTGTACCACGTCCAGCCGCCGCGACCGGTATGCGGCGCCTCGCCGTAGACATCGGCCGCCACGACATACGGTTCCACCTGGTAGGTCGCGATGGCCTCGACCGAGCCGCCGCGGGTGACCGGGCTGAGCATTTCGAAGAGGTGTACTGCCCGCTCGCGTCGACCCGCCTCTGCCAATGCACGAACCGCCCAGAGCGCCGCGTGAGTGTATTGCCCACCATTCTCACGGACGCCAGGCAGATACCCCTTGATGTAGCCGGGGTCGTGCGGCGTCTTGTCGAAGGGCGGGGTCAACAGGCGGATGATGCCGGCCCGCTCATCGACCAGTCGCAGCTCCATCGCATCGAGCGCTGTGGCGGCCCGCTCTGGCGAGGCCACACCCGCAAGTACCGACCATGCCTGCGCGATCGCATCGATCTGGCATTCGTCACTCGACGCGGATCCGATCGGCGCACCATCATCGTAGTAGGCGCGACGATACCAGCCGCCATCCCACCCACCGTCATTGAGCGCCACGTGCAGCGTCCGCATCCGTTCACGGTACCGCTCGGCGCGTTCAACCTCACCCCGCGCAACCACGGTGGGGAGGAAGCGCTCGAGAATCAGGTAGAGGAAGAAGCCCATCCAGACCGACTCGCCGCGGCCGAGTCGTCCGACGCGATTCATGCCGTCGTTCCAGTCACCGGTGCCGATGAACGGGAGGTTGTGGACCCCGCCAGCGAGAGACCGATCGAGCGCCCGACAGCAATGTTCGTAGACGGATCCCGAGGTGCCCGAATCCGTTGGTGCCAGGAAGGCCTCGTCTTCCCCTTCATGCAGCGCGCACGCAGTGAGAAAGCGGGCCCGCTCATCATAGACCGACGAATCACCCGTGGTGTCGACGTAGTATTGCGTCAGCAGCGGCAGCCAGAGGAGGTCATCGGCAAACCGGGTGCGAATGCCACGCCCCGCCGGAGGATGCCACCAGTGCATCACGTCGCCCTCGACGAACTGATTGGCGGCGTGCAGCACGATCTGCTCGCGAGTGAGATGCGGCGCGTGGTAGACGAGCGAGGCCGCGTCCTGGAGCTGGTCACGATAGCCGAAGGCACCTCCCGACTGATACATCGCGGAGCGGGCCCAGATGCGGCAACTCAGGTTCTGGTACGCCAGCCAGCCATTGACCATCAAGTCGATCGCCGGCACCGGCGTCTCGATCTGCACGGCACCCAGCCGTTCCCGCCAGGCCGCCTGCACGACGTCGAGCTCCGCCTCGATCGCATCGGGTGACCCGAACCGGGCAATGATTTCCAGCGCTGCCGCGCGCGACGGCGATTGTCCGAGAAGCATCGACCATTCGACGGTGGCACCCGGCGCTACGTCGGCGGTGACGCGAAACGCCGCGCACGGATCGAGGCCGGGACCAGTGCGTCCGTCGAGCGGCAGGTCCCGGCGGATCGCGTCGGGCGCGGCTGCACTGCCGTAGCGCCCAAGGAAGGTCGCACGATCACCGGTGAACTCGACCGGAGCGATCGACTCACCATTGATGGCGGCGAAGGCAACCGCGCTCCCGAAATCCTGGCTCGCCGCGTTCCGCGCGAGCAACACGCGACCGGCCCCGGCCGACTCCGTGACCGTGGTGGCAGCCGTCGCCGATCGCACGCCGCCGAGGACCCATTCGCCGAACCAGGCGAGGGCCAGGGAGCGACTCTCGGTCCCGCGATTGGTAACCCGCACTCGCACAATTTTCACCGGAAGTTCATCCGCGACGAACGCGACGACCTCCTGTACCAGATCACTGGAGAGATGATCCCACTTCGTGTACCCGAAGCCGTGCCTGGTCTCATATGCACCGTTACCAGGAACGGGCGCCGGCGTGGGTGACCAGTAGACTCCGTTGCTACGGTCGACGAGATAGAGCGCCTCGCCGGCCGGGTCGCTGACGGGGTCGTTGAACCATGGGGTGAGCCGGTTCTCCCGGCTGTTGCCGACCCAGGTGAAGCCGAGCCCGGTCTCCGATGCCACGAAGCCGACGTTCGGGTTGGCCACGACGTTGGTCCAGGGAAGCGGCGGGAGTCGAAGGCCATCTGCCGTGCGATCGATCCGGATGACATACTCGTTTCCAGCAGTATTGAAGCCGCCGAAGCCGTTCGGAAATTGCAGCCCATCGCCAGACGCGGCGACCACCTCACCCCCAGCAGCGGGGAGCACCGTAGGCGGACGTTCGCGTGCCAGCATCTCGAGCGAATCAATGATCCCTTCAGTGGTTGCGCCGCTATGATCGACGGGCCGGGCCGCGGCATCGCGCAGCAGCTGCAGGACTTCGTCGCGAGTGTGGCCCGCGGCGAGAATCCCCACCAGCTGAATCGATGCGCCCGCAGGAATGCTGAAGCGGCGGCGCACCGCGAAGAGCGGGTCCAGCACATTGCCAGTGGTCCCGGAGAGCGAGCTGGTGGCGGTCAGGGCGACCGGATTGGCGAGCGACCGACCGCGACCAATAAAGCGCGCGCGATCGGTTTCGAATTCCGGTGCGCCAAGAGTCACCGACGCCGGGTCAACCAGGGCATGGCCGAGAAAGAGGGTCGGATCTTCGGGGCTGCGCTGACGACGACGCGCGAGCAATCCCGAGAACTCAGGAAGTGATTCAGTCTGAACAAACAGCTTCGAGAATGCGGGGTGGCCGGCGTCGGCACCTGCCACATTGAGGACGACTTCCAGACAGGTGGTCAGTTCGAGGTGCCGTGCCACCTTCCCCATGTTGTGGATGGTGTAGCTGCGCTGCTCGAAATTCCCCGCCGCGCCAACGGAGACCTCGGTGCGAACCTCGATCCCCTCATCGTGGCGAACGATGCGCACCAGTCCTGGGGCGAGGCTGACGCGATACCAGCCGGGTCGCTGGGGAGCAGGCTGCACTCCCGCCGACCAGAAGTGACCGCTCTCGACATCGCGCAGGTAGGCGAAGAACCCTTCGGCATCACGGGTGTCGTCACCCGACCAACGGGTAAGCTCGATCTCGCCAAGTCGTGAATAGCCGGCGCCGGCCGAGGAAATCCCGAGGTGATATTCACCGTTGGATAGCAGGTGCTTCTGGGTCATTGGTCGAATTCGATGCGGGCGGGGAGTGCTCGGAGTGTCACGGTACCATCCGGTGAAATCGGTACAGCAGCGCCGTTGACGAGGGCTCGCGTCGGACGCACACTCCCGGGAGCGTGAAGAAGCACACCGCCTGGCGGCACGGCAACCCCGGCAGCGATGGTGACCACCGTGGCGGCGCCGACATGCTTCGCCGTGTAGCTGAGCGGCCCCCACCAGGTGCTCAGCCGATTGACTGCGACACCACTATCGGCGAGCCAGGCATCACGGATCCCGGCGCCAACGATCAGCGCGCTGTCTGCCTCGCGTTCGTAGACGAAGAGATCGGCAGCGGACCTGAGGAAATCCGATCCGACCCAGGTATGGGGCAGATCGCCGAGGAACTTCGGCGCGGTGCGGTCGTGCCACACCACCTCAGGCCACTGATTCCATGCCGTGGGCTCCTGGTCGGCGAGGAAGGTATCGAGCATGGTGAGTGCGCGCTCTTTCCAGCCCAGGCGGAGCATGGCGCCGACGGTTCGCAGCTCGTAGGGCGTGTAGTTCACCCAGGCGTTGCCGGCGACGCTGCGGGCGCTCGCATTGGCGAAGTAGCGCTCGAATGTTCGCTCCAGCGCAGCTCGCGGAAGCCGCGGCAGTTCGTCCGCCGGCGACAACGCGATCGTCGTTGAGGTCGCATCGAAATCCCCGAGGTCTGCCGCACCGGGAATGAAATCGATCTTTCGCGCCTTCATCACGCCGTCGATCGAGGCGTAGAGGTCGGCCGCAAACTCGTCCCGACTGGCGGCGAGCCGGTGCGCATCTTCAGTCTGGCCGAGCAGCGCCGCCATTGTGGTAGCATCCTTGAAACCGCGCAGGGCAAAGAAATCATCCCAGTAGGAATGCATGGCCTTTGCCGAATACCCTTCGTGGCTGATCGAGGGCGGCAGCAGTCCGAAATAGAGGGCCTGCTCGCCACTCCGGTATTCCGCGGTCCGGTGAGTCCGCCGGAGCGAGTCGAGATAGCCGACGGCAGCCCGCACGTTGGGCCAGAGGTGTGCGAGCAGGGCGCGATCGCCCGTATGCCGGAAGTACTCCATCACCAGATAGATGAACTCCCCGTGACTGTCGTGCTCTGCCACCGGGTCGGCCCCGCGGCGATCGACGCAACAGGGAATCTTGCCGTCAGGATACTGATAGCGGGCGTACCAGAGCAGAAAATCACGCACTTCGCTGGCGTGCCCGAACCGGAGCAGCGCGGTCGAGGTCAGCGCCCCATCGCGGATCCAGGAGCGCTCATAGGAACGGGAACCGGGCTGGAGGGCCGCGCTATCCCGATTGACGAGGATGTAGCCGATCGTGCTGGCAATGCTGTTCGTGATGCGCGCACCCTCACCCGGCAGCGTGATGCTCGCGGCATCGACCGAGTGCGCCCATCCGGCGGTCACCTGTTGCAAGGCGGTGTCGACCCCGGCCGCGCGAAGCGGCGGCAGGAAGCCGCGATCGAAAGGCACTTCGATGTCGACGGTGGTACTCGCGCCTGGTGCAAGGTTGACGGGCCACGACAGCGCCCCCGAGGCCGCGCCAAAGGCATCCTGCACCGTGGTGCCGACCGGCAGCGCCCGCGCACGGAGATACTCCACGATATCGCCGCGGGCAAAGGGAACGGCGCCGAAACGTGCGCCGGCGGTAAGTGCCCGGACCTCGCGCAGCCCGTTCACCACCACCTGACTCCGATCCCAGCGTAACGAGTCGATCCGGCTGGTTCCGCCCGGTGTGCCGAGGAATTGCCAGGGCGGGTTGACCTGGAACGGTCGGATCGCGAGGTAGAGCGTCGTCCGCAACGGCGACGCGCCGTGGTTGGTGATGCGATAGCGGCCGATGAGGCTGGATGCCGTCGCCGAACCGCGCGCGAATGCGGTCACGTCGAGGGTGGCGTCGCCCACGCGCCAGCTCACCGTCGGAATCGGCAGCCGTCCCTGGGCCAGCGAAGCGCTCCGCTGAGCGTCGTTCCAGCTTCGTAGCTTCCCTTCCAGATACAGAAATGGCTCGATGCTGAAGGCACCGGTCCCGGGCTCGAGCGCACCGTCTTCCCCGAGCAGTGCTTCGTCGCGCGCGCCATTGACACCGACGACGGTCCACGCTGCCGCCTCACCACTCAGGTACCGCGGGAAGGTGCCTCGTGCTGCATCACTGGCGACCAGTTTGAAGAACGCATTTCGTGATGCGGCCGACTCGAGGGGCTCGATGCGCCACTCGCGGAGGCCGACGGGTCGGCTAGCGGAACCCGCCACGACGTCGAGTCGCAGATAGCGCACGTCACTGTCGGGAAGGTAGAAGTGATCCGAAAGCCCTCGCCCACGTTGCCGCGACTCGACCACGTGCCAGCGTCTTGCGTCTTCGGAGGCGAGCAGAGTCAGCCGCACGGGAGCGTGTTCTGGCTCCCAGACTAACGAAACCGCGCCGAATTCGCGGCTCCGCAGGAAGTCGAGAGTGAGAGATGCCCGCGCGCGACCCGCCCGCCAAACAGTGATACCATTGCCATCGATCGCAGCGCTCGCCGTGTGGCCTGCCTCACTGCTCGTCGCCGTGATGGCAGGGGTCAGCGTGTAGGGCCCGCTGTCGGGCAAGGGCGCAATCGCGAGATCGTCGAACCAGACGCTCCCCTTCCCACCACCGCTGCCGGCGGTGATCACCAGCTCGAGGGACGCCACCTCCCTGAGTTCCCCGCCCCCCTTGGGACCCCAGGCGAATGCGATCTGTCGCTTGCGGATGGTGATCTTCTCCCACGCGCCGGAAAAGTGACGATCGCGCTCGGTGTACCACCAGACATTCTCGCCGCTCGCATCAATCAGCTTGAATTCGAGTGTATTTGGCGCCGCACTCCCCTTGATCCAGAAGGTGAAGGCATAGTTGTCGTGCAGCGGCAGAGCGAGTGCTCGGCGAGCGATGGCGTACCCTCCGCCGGTGAAGCCGAAGTCCAGCCTCATCGCTCGGCCTCGACGTCCCACATCGCCGTGGAGAGTGAGTGCCACGCCATCGGCCGGGTGGGCGCTCCAGCCTTCGATCCGGTCGAAGGCATCGAGCACCTGCGCGGTGTCCCCCCGCAAAGGCACCAGCAGCGAGGCGAGCAGCAAGGCGCTCATCATCCCTTGACGCTCCCCGCCATGATCCCCTGGATGTAGTAGCGCTGCAGGAAGAGGAAGGCGATGAACACCGGCACCACCGTGACCACGGCGCCGGCCATCATCAGCTCGACATCCTGGACGTGTTCACCGGCAAGATTCGCGAGCGCCACGGGAAGATTGTAGCGCGCATCGTCGCTCAGGACGATGAGCGGCCACATGAAGTCATTCCAGGCACTCAGGAAGGTGAAGACGCCTAGTGTCGCGAGCACGGGACCGAGCGACGGGAGCACGATCGAGCGGAAGACGCGGAATTCACTGGCGCCATCGAGCCGCGCGGCATCGAGCAGATCGTCAGGGATCGAGAGGGCATACTGCCGCACCAGGAAGATGCCGTAGATCGGCGCCAGCACCGGGATCATCGCTCCGAAGAGCGTGTTGATCAGCCCCATCTCGCGGAGCAGGATGAACATCGGCAGCATGGCGACCTGCCCCGGGATCACCATCCCGGCCAGCAGCGCGCGGAAGATCGCCTTGCTACCTCGGAAGCGCAGCTTCGCGAAGGCATAGCCCGCCATTCCGGTGATCAGGACGGCGAGGATCGTCCCGCCGAGGGCGATGATCAGCGAGTTGGCGAAGTAGCGCCCCATGTTCTGCGACAAAAAGAGCGCGCGATAGTGCTCGAGCGAGGGATGGTGCGGCAGCAGCGGTGGCGGCGAGGTGTTGGCCTCCCCCGACCGCATCAACGACGCGGAGACCATCCACAGCAACGGACTCGCCGCGAGGAGTGCCCCCACGAAGAGCAGGGCATGGAGCCCAACCGAACGCCAGCGGAGCTTCACGGGGCACTCTGCCGCTGCAACCGCAGCTGAATCAAGGTGCCCAGCAGTGTGAGCAGGAAGAGCACGACCGCAATGGACGCCGAGAAGCCAAGGCGCCACCAGCGGAAGCCTTCCTCATACATATAGAGCACCAGCGTCAGCGTGCTCTTGAGCGGGCCGCCCTGGGTCATCACATACGGCTCGCTGAAGATCTGGAACGAGGCAATCATCGTTACCACGCCCACGAACACAAACGTCGGCCCGAGCATCGGCAAGGTGACGTGCCGGAACCGGCTCCAGGCCCCTGCCCCATCGAGCGACGCGGCCTCGTAGAGCTCATCGGGAATGCTCTGCAACCCGGCGAGAAAGACCAGCATGTTGTAGCCGAAGTTCTTCCAGACCGAGAGCAGAATCAACGAGGGCATCGCCCAGTGCGGGTCGCCAAGCCAGTCGATCGGCCCGACGCCAACCACCCCGAGGGCCGCGTTGAGCAGACCATACTGCGGGTGGTAGATGTATCGCCATACCAGCGCCATCGCGACCAGCGTCGTGACCCACGGCGCGAAGAAGGCACTTCGGAAGAACGGCTTGAAGCGAACCAGCTTGGCGTTGATCGCAATGGCGGCGGCGAGCGAGACCGCCGCCGACAGCGGGCCGCCGACGACCACGAAGTAGAGCGTGTTCTTGAGCGCCTTCCAGAAGAGTGGCGACGTGGCCAGGTCGTGATAGTTCTTGAGGCCGATGAAGCGGGTGTTGCCGAGGTCGGCGATGGAATAGAGATCGAAGTCGGTGAAGCTCAGCACGAACGCGCCGAGCACCGGGATCGCGAAGAAGATCCCGATCAGCAGCAGCGCCGGCGCCACGAAGGCCCACCCTGCCCTCGCCTCGGCCCGTGCCTCCGCTTCGATCACGGCTTCACCCCTGGGCGACGCGCGAGCAGATAGCGACGCCGCTCGAGCAACCGATCGACATCGGCATCGAGCGAGGCGAGCGCTGCAGCCTGGGTCTGGCTGCCGCGCACGGCGGTCTCGGTGCGATCCATCACCTTGGTGGTGACCTGTTCCCACTCGGGTACCATCGGTGTCGGCACTGCGCGGCCAAGCTGGATCCGGAATGCATCCGCCTCGCGATCCGCGGCGAGAGCGGAATCCGCCCACGCTTCCTTGCGCGCCGGCAAATCCCCGCTGAGACGGTAGAACTTCGCCTGCTGATCCGGGCGCGAGAGGTAGC
Coding sequences:
- a CDS encoding discoidin domain-containing protein, yielding MMSALLLASLLVPLRGDTAQVLDAFDRIEGWSAHPADGVALTLHGDVGRRGRAMRLDFGFTGGGYAIARRALALPLHDNYAFTFWIKGSAAPNTLEFKLIDASGENVWWYTERDRHFSGAWEKITIRKRQIAFAWGPKGGGELREVASLELVITAGSGGGKGSVWFDDLAIAPLPDSGPYTLTPAITATSSEAGHTASAAIDGNGITVWRAGRARASLTLDFLRSREFGAVSLVWEPEHAPVRLTLLASEDARRWHVVESRQRGRGLSDHFYLPDSDVRYLRLDVVAGSASRPVGLREWRIEPLESAASRNAFFKLVASDAARGTFPRYLSGEAAAWTVVGVNGARDEALLGEDGALEPGTGAFSIEPFLYLEGKLRSWNDAQRSASLAQGRLPIPTVSWRVGDATLDVTAFARGSATASSLIGRYRITNHGASPLRTTLYLAIRPFQVNPPWQFLGTPGGTSRIDSLRWDRSQVVVNGLREVRALTAGARFGAVPFARGDIVEYLRARALPVGTTVQDAFGAASGALSWPVNLAPGASTTVDIEVPFDRGFLPPLRAAGVDTALQQVTAGWAHSVDAASITLPGEGARITNSIASTIGYILVNRDSAALQPGSRSYERSWIRDGALTSTALLRFGHASEVRDFLLWYARYQYPDGKIPCCVDRRGADPVAEHDSHGEFIYLVMEYFRHTGDRALLAHLWPNVRAAVGYLDSLRRTHRTAEYRSGEQALYFGLLPPSISHEGYSAKAMHSYWDDFFALRGFKDATTMAALLGQTEDAHRLAASRDEFAADLYASIDGVMKARKIDFIPGAADLGDFDATSTTIALSPADELPRLPRAALERTFERYFANASARSVAGNAWVNYTPYELRTVGAMLRLGWKERALTMLDTFLADQEPTAWNQWPEVVWHDRTAPKFLGDLPHTWVGSDFLRSAADLFVYEREADSALIVGAGIRDAWLADSGVAVNRLSTWWGPLSYTAKHVGAATVVTIAAGVAVPPGGVLLHAPGSVRPTRALVNGAAVPISPDGTVTLRALPARIEFDQ
- a CDS encoding GH1 family beta-glucosidase — protein: MSETIRFPAGFLWGAATSAYQVEGSPLADGAGPSNWHRFVHEPGRIDNGDSGDIACDHYHRWADDVVLMRGLGLNAYRFSVSWSRILPSGRGSINKPGLDFYDRLVDRLLQYGIAPSVTLYHWDLPAALDDLGGWLNRDVAGWFADYAGVVVRALGDRVPMWTTLNEPWVVSDAGYLHGVHAPGHRSTAGTPLVSHNLLRAHGAGMQAIRAEGGKSAGLVVNLEPKYPATDRAADVAATRRADAYMNRQFLDPVFLGSYPEELAEIFGVDWPRFPDEDFALIQQPLDFLGVNYYTRNVVCDDPSALPIRAGRVRQNAALHTTLDWEVYPAALTDVLLWITERYPSLPLYITENGAAFLDTDPADAELVHDPLRVDYFRSHLMAVHDAIYQGADVRGYFAWSLLDNFEWSAGFAKTFGLFRVDKPSQRRIPKASSRFYTDVIRSHGEALGR
- a CDS encoding sugar ABC transporter permease, yielding MEAEARAEARAGWAFVAPALLLIGIFFAIPVLGAFVLSFTDFDLYSIADLGNTRFIGLKNYHDLATSPLFWKALKNTLYFVVVGGPLSAAVSLAAAIAINAKLVRFKPFFRSAFFAPWVTTLVAMALVWRYIYHPQYGLLNAALGVVGVGPIDWLGDPHWAMPSLILLSVWKNFGYNMLVFLAGLQSIPDELYEAASLDGAGAWSRFRHVTLPMLGPTFVFVGVVTMIASFQIFSEPYVMTQGGPLKSTLTLVLYMYEEGFRWWRLGFSASIAVVLFLLTLLGTLIQLRLQRQSAP
- a CDS encoding glycosyl transferase; the encoded protein is MTQKHLLSNGEYHLGISSAGAGYSRLGEIELTRWSGDDTRDAEGFFAYLRDVESGHFWSAGVQPAPQRPGWYRVSLAPGLVRIVRHDEGIEVRTEVSVGAAGNFEQRSYTIHNMGKVARHLELTTCLEVVLNVAGADAGHPAFSKLFVQTESLPEFSGLLARRRQRSPEDPTLFLGHALVDPASVTLGAPEFETDRARFIGRGRSLANPVALTATSSLSGTTGNVLDPLFAVRRRFSIPAGASIQLVGILAAGHTRDEVLQLLRDAAARPVDHSGATTEGIIDSLEMLARERPPTVLPAAGGEVVAASGDGLQFPNGFGGFNTAGNEYVIRIDRTADGLRLPPLPWTNVVANPNVGFVASETGLGFTWVGNSRENRLTPWFNDPVSDPAGEALYLVDRSNGVYWSPTPAPVPGNGAYETRHGFGYTKWDHLSSDLVQEVVAFVADELPVKIVRVRVTNRGTESRSLALAWFGEWVLGGVRSATAATTVTESAGAGRVLLARNAASQDFGSAVAFAAINGESIAPVEFTGDRATFLGRYGSAAAPDAIRRDLPLDGRTGPGLDPCAAFRVTADVAPGATVEWSMLLGQSPSRAAALEIIARFGSPDAIEAELDVVQAAWRERLGAVQIETPVPAIDLMVNGWLAYQNLSCRIWARSAMYQSGGAFGYRDQLQDAASLVYHAPHLTREQIVLHAANQFVEGDVMHWWHPPAGRGIRTRFADDLLWLPLLTQYYVDTTGDSSVYDERARFLTACALHEGEDEAFLAPTDSGTSGSVYEHCCRALDRSLAGGVHNLPFIGTGDWNDGMNRVGRLGRGESVWMGFFLYLILERFLPTVVARGEVERAERYRERMRTLHVALNDGGWDGGWYRRAYYDDGAPIGSASSDECQIDAIAQAWSVLAGVASPERAATALDAMELRLVDERAGIIRLLTPPFDKTPHDPGYIKGYLPGVRENGGQYTHAALWAVRALAEAGRRERAVHLFEMLSPVTRGGSVEAIATYQVEPYVVAADVYGEAPHTGRGGWTWYTGSAGWMFRVAFESLLGVTTVDGKMLVLRPCIPGNWPGFTVTYRLPGEGTRYRIVVRRSAGSTTVQSTTSPTRVTDGAVIIDLVRDGREHPVEIDLGDDVGTRYRPSASP
- a CDS encoding carbohydrate ABC transporter permease translates to MKLRWRSVGLHALLFVGALLAASPLLWMVSASLMRSGEANTSPPPLLPHHPSLEHYRALFLSQNMGRYFANSLIIALGGTILAVLITGMAGYAFAKLRFRGSKAIFRALLAGMVIPGQVAMLPMFILLREMGLINTLFGAMIPVLAPIYGIFLVRQYALSIPDDLLDAARLDGASEFRVFRSIVLPSLGPVLATLGVFTFLSAWNDFMWPLIVLSDDARYNLPVALANLAGEHVQDVELMMAGAVVTVVPVFIAFLFLQRYYIQGIMAGSVKG